A section of the Methanocaldococcus sp. FS406-22 genome encodes:
- a CDS encoding rubredoxin-like domain-containing protein: MTWWKCSNCGYTFEAEKPPEKCPNCGEKCTFYDVTCYTPECGCEGYDPKLVGRRPNEESRF; the protein is encoded by the coding sequence ATGACATGGTGGAAATGCTCAAACTGTGGCTATACCTTTGAGGCAGAGAAACCTCCAGAAAAATGTCCAAACTGTGGGGAAAAATGTACTTTCTATGATGTAACTTGCTATACACCAGAATGTGGATGTGAAGGTTACGACCCAAAATTAGTTGGAAGAAGACCAAACGAGGAGAGTAGATTTTAA
- a CDS encoding N-glycosylase/DNA lyase has translation MLIKKIEELKNSEIKDIIDKRISEFKSFKNKSNEEWFKELCFCILTANFTAEGGIKIQKEIGDGFLTLPKEELEEKLKILGHRFYRKRAEFIVLARKFKNIKDIVESFENEKVAREFLVRNIKGIGYKEASHFLRNVGYDDVAIIDRHILRELYENNYIDEIPKTLSRKKYLEIENILRDIGKEVNLKLSELDLYIWYLRTGKVLK, from the coding sequence ATGCTAATTAAAAAGATTGAGGAGCTAAAGAACTCTGAAATTAAAGACATTATTGATAAAAGAATTAGTGAATTTAAATCTTTTAAAAATAAATCTAACGAAGAATGGTTTAAAGAACTCTGCTTTTGCATCTTAACAGCTAATTTTACAGCTGAAGGAGGAATAAAGATTCAAAAAGAAATCGGAGATGGGTTTTTAACACTTCCAAAAGAGGAATTAGAAGAAAAATTAAAAATTTTAGGACATAGGTTTTATAGAAAAAGGGCTGAATTTATAGTTTTAGCACGAAAATTTAAAAATATCAAAGATATAGTTGAAAGTTTTGAGAATGAAAAAGTAGCAAGAGAGTTTTTAGTAAGAAACATAAAAGGGATTGGATACAAGGAGGCAAGCCACTTTTTAAGGAATGTTGGTTATGATGATGTTGCTATAATTGACAGGCATATATTGAGAGAACTTTATGAAAACAACTACATCGATGAGATTCCAAAAACATTGAGTAGGAAAAAATACTTAGAGATAGAGAATATATTGAGAGATATTGGAAAAGAGGTTAATTTAAAACTCTCTGAACTGGATTTATATATCTGGTATTTAAGAACTGGGAAGGTTTTAAAATAA
- a CDS encoding 4Fe-4S binding protein gives MTGCGSCDMIIKNIEKKYYNKLKEKGIVLVGGAVNLDDEEEVNKIKEIRKNAKILIAVGSCAVSGGFQRMLIGLENGFPQRFVRVGDVVKVDYAIIGCQPDEEEVERVVKAVIENDSQTLKPYEIIAGKPIIDAYMKVNEVLLTSNKELCLGCDDKPINDEFCTGCGTCVAKCPANALTIDEKPKVNISKCIKCGTCFFNCIRVKEAL, from the coding sequence ATGACTGGATGCGGTTCTTGTGATATGATTATCAAAAATATTGAAAAGAAATATTACAACAAATTAAAAGAAAAGGGTATTGTATTGGTTGGAGGGGCTGTAAATTTAGATGATGAGGAGGAAGTTAATAAAATAAAAGAAATTAGAAAGAATGCAAAAATATTAATAGCCGTTGGTAGCTGTGCTGTGAGTGGTGGCTTTCAGAGGATGCTTATCGGCTTAGAAAACGGCTTTCCACAGAGATTTGTTAGAGTTGGAGATGTTGTTAAGGTAGATTATGCAATCATCGGATGCCAACCAGATGAAGAAGAGGTTGAGAGAGTAGTTAAGGCAGTTATTGAGAATGATAGCCAAACACTAAAACCTTATGAAATTATTGCTGGAAAACCAATTATTGATGCCTATATGAAGGTTAATGAGGTTCTATTAACTTCAAATAAAGAACTCTGCTTAGGGTGTGATGATAAGCCAATAAATGATGAGTTCTGTACTGGTTGTGGAACATGTGTTGCTAAATGTCCAGCAAATGCTCTAACTATAGATGAGAAACCTAAAGTTAATATAAGCAAGTGTATTAAGTGCGGAACTTGCTTCTTCAACTGTATAAGAGTAAAAGAAGCATTATAA
- a CDS encoding FprA family A-type flavoprotein, translating to MVIEIKKDIFWVGVIDWEIRNFHGYETPYGSTYNSYLIKDKENVLIDTAKDYMFDELINGISKVINPEDIDYIVVNHVEKDHSGCVDKIVEISGATVITNEKGKENLSYYYDTKGWDFIVVDTGDEISIGNRTLKFIRTPMLHWPDNMLTYCKEDKILFSNDAFGQHFASSKRFDYEVGEVIFEHAKDYFANILMPYKMLIPDAVNSVKNLDVELICPAHGLIWRKYIKEIIEKYNEWASNKMKNKAVIAYDTMYNSTKKIAHSIADGLIDSGVEVKLYRISETPMSLIMTEILDAKYVLIGSPTVNRNVYPEVGKFLSYMECIRPIDKIGAAFGSYGWMECATEKIKKVFESLGFKIVDDKCLKVRFSPKEEDLKKCYEFGKRLSDVSL from the coding sequence ATGGTTATTGAGATAAAGAAGGATATATTTTGGGTTGGTGTAATTGATTGGGAGATTAGAAATTTTCATGGCTATGAAACCCCCTACGGCTCAACTTACAACTCTTATTTAATAAAAGATAAAGAAAATGTCCTCATTGATACTGCAAAGGATTATATGTTTGATGAATTAATAAATGGAATTTCAAAGGTAATAAATCCAGAGGATATTGATTACATAGTTGTTAATCACGTAGAAAAAGACCACAGTGGTTGTGTTGATAAGATAGTTGAGATTAGTGGTGCAACAGTTATTACAAATGAAAAAGGAAAAGAAAACCTATCATATTATTATGATACAAAAGGTTGGGATTTTATTGTTGTAGATACAGGAGACGAGATAAGTATTGGAAATAGAACTTTAAAGTTTATAAGAACACCTATGCTTCACTGGCCAGATAATATGCTAACTTACTGCAAAGAAGATAAAATTTTATTCTCAAATGATGCCTTTGGACAACATTTTGCAAGCTCTAAAAGATTCGATTATGAAGTTGGAGAAGTAATCTTTGAACATGCAAAGGACTATTTTGCAAACATATTAATGCCATATAAAATGCTCATTCCTGACGCTGTAAATTCGGTTAAAAACTTAGATGTTGAACTTATCTGTCCAGCACATGGGTTAATCTGGAGAAAATACATAAAAGAAATAATAGAAAAATACAATGAATGGGCATCTAATAAAATGAAAAATAAAGCAGTTATTGCTTACGACACTATGTATAATTCAACAAAAAAGATTGCTCATTCAATTGCTGATGGATTGATAGATAGTGGTGTTGAGGTAAAACTCTATAGGATTTCTGAAACACCTATGAGTTTGATTATGACTGAAATTTTAGATGCAAAGTATGTTTTAATTGGCTCACCAACTGTAAATAGAAACGTATATCCAGAAGTTGGAAAATTTTTGTCGTATATGGAATGCATAAGACCAATAGATAAAATTGGAGCTGCCTTTGGTTCTTATGGTTGGATGGAATGTGCTACTGAAAAAATTAAAAAGGTATTTGAAAGTTTAGGATTTAAGATAGTTGATGATAAATGTTTAAAAGTAAGATTTTCTCCAAAGGAAGAAGATTTAAAGAAATGCTATGAATTTGGTAAAAGATTATCAGATGTAAGTCTTTAA
- a CDS encoding desulfoferrodoxin family protein, producing the protein MNYFCGINRMKEGNDFEKKHTPFIECPEAVKADEYFEVKISTGIPHPMEDGHFIQWIELFMGDIYLARVDFTQFMKPEVKLIVKAPSKGHDSFILKALMRCNLHGIWEYEKEVKIE; encoded by the coding sequence ATGAACTATTTCTGTGGAATAAACAGAATGAAAGAAGGGAATGATTTTGAGAAAAAGCATACTCCGTTTATAGAATGTCCAGAAGCTGTTAAAGCTGATGAATACTTTGAGGTTAAAATCTCAACAGGAATTCCTCATCCTATGGAAGATGGGCATTTTATCCAATGGATTGAGTTGTTTATGGGAGATATTTATTTAGCAAGGGTAGATTTTACCCAATTCATGAAACCAGAGGTTAAGCTAATAGTTAAAGCTCCTTCAAAGGGACATGATAGCTTTATTTTAAAAGCTTTGATGAGATGTAACTTGCATGGTATATGGGAGTATGAAAAAGAGGTTAAGATAGAATAA
- a CDS encoding peroxiredoxin produces the protein MCEGKFPVIGEKFPEVEVKTTHGTIKLPNYYVEKGKWFVLFSHPADFTPVCTTEFVGFQKRYDEFRKLNTELIGLSIDQVFSHLKWIEWIKEKLDVEIEFPVIADDRGELAEKLGMISPYKGNNTVRAVFVVDNKGIIRAILYYPQEVGRNLDEIVRLVKALQMSDEKGVAMPANWPENDIIGDKAIIPPASSVEEIKQRKEACERGEIECLDWWFCYKKLE, from the coding sequence ATGTGTGAAGGAAAATTCCCAGTTATTGGAGAGAAGTTCCCAGAAGTAGAGGTTAAAACAACTCATGGAACTATCAAACTGCCAAACTATTATGTTGAAAAGGGAAAATGGTTTGTCTTATTTAGTCATCCTGCTGACTTCACTCCAGTTTGCACAACGGAGTTTGTAGGATTCCAAAAGAGATACGATGAGTTTAGAAAACTAAATACTGAATTAATTGGGTTAAGTATAGATCAAGTTTTCTCTCATCTAAAATGGATTGAATGGATAAAAGAAAAATTAGATGTGGAGATTGAATTCCCAGTTATAGCAGATGATAGGGGAGAATTAGCAGAAAAATTAGGAATGATAAGCCCATACAAAGGAAACAATACAGTTAGAGCTGTGTTTGTTGTAGATAATAAAGGGATAATTAGGGCTATCTTATATTATCCACAGGAAGTTGGTAGAAACTTAGATGAAATTGTAAGATTGGTTAAAGCCCTCCAGATGTCAGATGAGAAAGGAGTAGCTATGCCAGCAAATTGGCCAGAGAATGATATAATTGGAGATAAGGCAATAATTCCACCAGCATCATCAGTAGAGGAAATAAAGCAGAGAAAAGAGGCATGTGAAAGAGGAGAAATTGAATGCTTAGATTGGTGGTTCTGTTATAAAAAGTTAGAATAA
- a CDS encoding MTH865 family protein: protein MITTNHPLYEALKDIQDFKLKLFEYFKDKDVFPIKSKVELAEALPCGLSLPCGNIEAGELVRLLTDDDFPIKDPEDLAMKLANKCQLKRKTKNFLVK from the coding sequence ATGATAACAACAAACCATCCACTATATGAGGCATTGAAAGACATTCAGGATTTCAAATTGAAACTATTTGAGTATTTCAAAGATAAGGATGTTTTCCCAATAAAAAGTAAAGTTGAGTTGGCAGAAGCTCTACCTTGCGGTTTATCTCTACCATGTGGAAATATAGAGGCAGGAGAATTGGTTAGATTATTAACTGACGATGATTTCCCAATAAAAGATCCAGAAGATTTAGCAATGAAATTGGCAAATAAATGCCAATTGAAAAGAAAGACTAAAAATTTTTTGGTGAAATAA
- a CDS encoding Coenzyme F420 hydrogenase/dehydrogenase, beta subunit C-terminal domain — protein MKYLSVKSKLNIDAQDGGFTTTLLSYCLENGILDAVVVVGDKNWKPVAYLATTPTELLKSTKSKYSISPNNKLLEYATENYDKVGLVGLPCHILGGLQFNLTLKVGLFCTKNFYYETIKNIIKERLGLNMDEVSKMNITKGKFVVETLKKKGFAGTEKVVYEIPIKEIEKLCNLGCRVCTDFSAKYADVSVGSVGSEDGWNTVIIRNKMVEDIINEMVEKGLIEVKETVDIKAVEKLENIKKKNEEINKCSAYFAVCPALF, from the coding sequence ATGAAATATCTCTCAGTAAAATCAAAATTAAATATTGATGCCCAAGATGGTGGGTTTACAACAACACTATTAAGTTACTGCTTAGAAAATGGCATATTAGATGCAGTAGTAGTTGTAGGAGATAAAAATTGGAAGCCAGTAGCTTATTTAGCAACAACACCAACAGAGTTATTGAAATCAACAAAGAGCAAATACTCAATCTCACCAAACAACAAGTTGTTAGAGTATGCAACTGAAAACTACGATAAAGTTGGATTGGTTGGTTTGCCTTGCCATATATTGGGAGGATTGCAATTTAATTTAACTTTAAAGGTTGGTTTATTCTGCACCAAAAACTTCTATTATGAGACAATAAAGAACATTATAAAGGAGAGACTTGGACTCAACATGGATGAAGTATCTAAGATGAACATTACAAAAGGAAAATTTGTTGTTGAAACATTAAAGAAAAAAGGTTTTGCAGGAACTGAAAAAGTTGTTTATGAAATTCCAATAAAAGAGATTGAAAAACTCTGCAACTTAGGCTGTAGAGTTTGCACTGACTTCTCAGCTAAGTATGCAGATGTATCAGTTGGAAGTGTTGGAAGTGAAGATGGATGGAACACTGTAATAATAAGAAACAAGATGGTTGAGGATATAATAAATGAGATGGTTGAGAAGGGATTAATTGAAGTCAAAGAGACAGTTGATATTAAAGCAGTTGAGAAATTGGAAAATATTAAAAAGAAAAATGAAGAAATCAATAAATGCTCTGCATACTTTGCTGTATGTCCAGCTTTGTTTTAA
- a CDS encoding ATP-binding protein: MAVEIIVDREKCIGCGRCYDVCPKGPLIWTKDENGKYYAYDVEYCHNCKFCAGRCPTNAILIKVVKPKRKTK; the protein is encoded by the coding sequence ATGGCTGTTGAGATTATTGTAGATAGGGAAAAATGTATTGGATGTGGAAGATGTTATGATGTATGTCCAAAAGGTCCTCTTATATGGACAAAAGATGAAAATGGGAAATACTATGCTTACGATGTAGAATACTGCCACAACTGCAAGTTCTGTGCTGGTAGATGCCCAACAAATGCAATATTGATTAAGGTAGTTAAACCAAAAAGAAAGACAAAATAA
- the afpA gene encoding archaeoflavoprotein AfpA, protein MLKIAWGITGCGDKLPEVVEIMKKLKNKYNLDVDIYLSKNAKIVVKWYKLWQVLEDEFYDLRVEVNANAPFLVGKLQTGKYDLFLVAPATANTTAKIAYGIADTLITNSVAQAMKARVPVYIFPPDNKKGKVETILPGNKKLTLYMRDVDVENVEKIRRMEGIEVLDKPEDIEKVILKHIEMKKQKE, encoded by the coding sequence ATGCTAAAAATTGCGTGGGGAATAACTGGATGTGGGGATAAACTGCCAGAAGTTGTTGAAATAATGAAGAAACTAAAGAACAAATACAATTTGGATGTAGATATATATTTATCAAAGAACGCAAAGATTGTTGTGAAGTGGTATAAACTCTGGCAAGTTTTGGAGGATGAATTTTATGATTTGAGAGTTGAAGTTAATGCAAACGCCCCGTTCTTAGTTGGGAAGTTGCAAACTGGAAAGTATGATTTATTTTTAGTAGCTCCAGCAACAGCAAACACAACTGCAAAGATAGCTTATGGTATAGCAGATACTTTAATAACCAATTCAGTGGCACAAGCAATGAAAGCAAGAGTTCCAGTCTATATCTTCCCACCAGATAATAAGAAAGGGAAAGTAGAGACAATTTTGCCAGGAAATAAAAAATTAACCCTATACATGAGAGATGTTGATGTGGAGAATGTTGAAAAAATTAGAAGAATGGAAGGAATTGAAGTTTTAGATAAACCAGAAGATATAGAAAAGGTTATTCTAAAGCATATAGAAATGAAAAAACAAAAAGAATAG
- a CDS encoding nickel-dependent hydrogenase large subunit: MKIRGFESSMMGRDIDFIPPAMTRLCCLNEISHALAGVMAVEKAYNITVPNEGQYLREIARLGEIVEADAIKLREFIDTDELADVGNKIKSILGKKAKYLTVGGVLENISDKRREKLIDLAKEGLNLVDKEFVKLVDERKAKIPLPDVELIDAYNFDINKVETNGLPKTALYDGKAVYSGALARMYKEGLINSKNLWDVLSARMIEIEFCLNKIIQLLNKLKLTQPYMEPIIKDGKAIGEVVIEGGEGIVYHKVELLGREILDYTILTSENFNKAVLDNVNEEEAERIIQLCERCYYL, encoded by the coding sequence ATGAAAATTAGGGGATTTGAGAGCTCAATGATGGGGAGAGACATTGATTTTATTCCCCCAGCTATGACAAGGTTATGCTGTTTAAATGAAATCTCTCATGCATTGGCAGGAGTTATGGCTGTTGAGAAAGCTTATAACATAACAGTTCCAAATGAAGGACAGTATTTGAGGGAGATTGCAAGATTGGGGGAGATTGTTGAAGCAGATGCAATAAAGTTGAGAGAATTTATAGATACAGATGAATTGGCAGATGTTGGGAACAAAATAAAATCAATATTGGGAAAGAAAGCTAAATATTTGACAGTTGGTGGAGTTTTAGAGAATATAAGTGATAAAAGAAGAGAAAAATTGATAGATTTAGCAAAAGAAGGATTAAACTTAGTTGATAAGGAATTTGTTAAGTTAGTTGATGAAAGAAAGGCAAAGATTCCATTACCAGATGTTGAGTTGATTGACGCTTACAACTTTGATATTAATAAAGTTGAAACAAATGGCTTACCAAAAACAGCACTTTATGATGGGAAGGCAGTTTATAGTGGAGCTTTGGCAAGAATGTATAAAGAGGGACTAATAAATTCAAAAAACTTATGGGATGTGTTATCTGCAAGAATGATTGAGATAGAATTCTGCTTAAATAAGATTATACAGCTCTTAAACAAATTAAAATTAACACAGCCATACATGGAGCCAATTATAAAGGATGGAAAGGCAATTGGGGAAGTTGTTATAGAAGGAGGCGAAGGAATTGTTTATCACAAAGTTGAGTTACTTGGAAGGGAGATTTTGGACTATACAATATTAACAAGTGAGAACTTCAACAAAGCTGTGTTGGATAATGTAAATGAAGAAGAAGCAGAAAGAATCATTCAGCTATGTGAAAGATGCTACTATTTATAA
- the rbr gene encoding rubrerythrin, which yields MKETLKNLIKAYIGESLARNRYTCYAKIAKQEGYEQIAEIFLLTAENEREHAKWLYYLINELKKKYNINDTAIKVDDVEVPIVLGSTVENLKASIEGEHFEHTEMYPKFAEIAEKEGLKEIADRLRAIAIAEKHHEERFKKLLKEVENGTVFKKDEPVEWVCRKCGFVYLGEEPPEECPSCSHPRKYFEVKCEKY from the coding sequence ATGAAAGAAACTTTAAAGAATTTAATAAAAGCATATATTGGGGAGAGTTTAGCAAGAAACAGATATACATGCTATGCAAAGATTGCTAAGCAAGAAGGATATGAGCAGATAGCGGAGATATTTTTATTAACTGCTGAAAATGAGAGGGAACATGCTAAATGGCTATATTATTTAATAAATGAACTAAAAAAGAAATACAACATCAATGATACCGCAATAAAAGTTGATGATGTGGAAGTTCCAATTGTTTTAGGAAGTACTGTTGAAAATTTAAAGGCATCAATTGAAGGAGAGCATTTTGAGCACACAGAGATGTATCCAAAGTTTGCTGAAATTGCAGAGAAAGAAGGGCTTAAAGAGATAGCAGATAGGCTGAGAGCTATAGCAATAGCTGAAAAACATCATGAAGAGAGATTTAAGAAATTATTAAAAGAGGTTGAAAATGGAACAGTATTTAAGAAAGATGAGCCAGTAGAATGGGTTTGTAGAAAATGCGGTTTTGTTTATTTGGGGGAGGAACCACCAGAAGAATGCCCTTCATGTAGTCATCCAAGAAAATACTTTGAAGTTAAATGTGAAAAATACTAA
- a CDS encoding rubredoxin translates to MAKYQCMCGWVYDENVGEPSQNIPPGTKFEELPDTFRCPQCGLGKNAFRKIE, encoded by the coding sequence ATGGCAAAATATCAATGTATGTGTGGTTGGGTTTATGACGAAAATGTGGGGGAGCCATCTCAAAATATCCCGCCAGGGACAAAATTTGAAGAACTTCCTGATACATTTAGATGTCCACAGTGTGGTTTAGGAAAGAATGCATTTAGAAAGATAGAATAA
- the ptr2 gene encoding HTH-type transcriptional regulator Ptr2, translating to MDEKDLKIIEILMKDGRKSYTDIARELGTSESSIRKRVKKLEEEGVIKGYTAIIDPSKIGYNVVALTGFDTEPDKFLSVAKELCKFEEVKKVFTSTGDHMIMTEIWAKDGKEFSDLIFNKIGKIEGIKKICPAIILEQLK from the coding sequence ATGGATGAAAAGGACTTAAAAATTATCGAAATTCTTATGAAAGATGGAAGAAAATCATACACAGATATAGCAAGGGAGTTAGGAACGAGTGAAAGTTCTATAAGAAAGAGAGTTAAAAAATTGGAGGAAGAAGGAGTTATTAAGGGTTATACTGCAATAATAGACCCTTCAAAAATTGGTTATAACGTTGTTGCATTAACTGGCTTTGATACAGAGCCAGATAAGTTTTTAAGTGTTGCTAAAGAACTCTGCAAGTTTGAGGAGGTTAAGAAGGTATTTACCTCAACAGGGGACCACATGATTATGACAGAAATCTGGGCTAAGGATGGAAAAGAGTTTTCTGATTTAATATTTAACAAAATTGGAAAGATTGAAGGAATAAAAAAGATTTGTCCAGCAATTATCTTAGAACAGTTGAAATAA
- the cooS gene encoding anaerobic carbon-monoxide dehydrogenase catalytic subunit: MKNCIAAIPEIKEMVEKAKLKGIETPHTRFPNQFPKCPYGLKGVYCILCANGPCRITEKTPYGVCGATADVIVARNLCRAVAAGTSCYVHCAENAARALLSAGKGEGSYEIRNEKKLRFLAKKLGFDANKDAKQLAVEVAEFILDDMYKPRWEKSELVPKLCPEKRLEVFEKLDILPGGAKGEIVDALTKTSTNLNSNPMDLLVHCLRLGLHAGFTGLLMTCWLNDILFGSPKITVVENGFSSVKPNNVNIMITGHQHALIQPLCEAAMEEDLIKMAKEAGADEIKIIGATCNGQDMETRIAHLPESFVGYIANNFTTEPLVATGLIDAVVSEFNCTFHGLKFVAEKTKTKLICIDDMAYVEGAEYIPWEPENAKEKAREIIKKAIEAFKERKGMQKDYYDEKVKSVVGVGEESLIEFLGGSVKPLIDLIASGKIKGVVGVVGCSNLASGGHDNIIVTLTKELIKRDILVLAGGCVNSPLKHAGLFDPASAELAGENLKEVCKSLGIPPVLNFGACLSIARIEQVAVAIAEELGVDIPDLPVAASAPQWLEEQALADATYAVDMGFTVHVSPIPFVTGSELVTKVLTEAVEGLTGGKLIPEPNPYKAADLLEQTIMEKRKKLGI; the protein is encoded by the coding sequence ATGAAAAACTGCATCGCTGCTATTCCAGAAATTAAGGAGATGGTTGAAAAGGCAAAGTTGAAGGGTATTGAAACTCCTCATACAAGATTCCCAAATCAATTTCCAAAGTGTCCTTATGGATTAAAGGGAGTTTATTGCATACTATGTGCTAACGGACCTTGTAGAATAACAGAAAAAACTCCTTACGGTGTTTGTGGAGCAACAGCAGATGTTATTGTAGCAAGAAATCTATGCAGAGCAGTTGCTGCTGGAACATCTTGCTATGTCCATTGTGCTGAAAACGCCGCAAGAGCTTTATTATCTGCCGGAAAAGGAGAAGGAAGCTATGAGATAAGAAATGAGAAAAAATTAAGATTCTTAGCAAAAAAACTTGGCTTTGATGCAAATAAAGATGCTAAGCAGTTAGCTGTTGAAGTTGCTGAGTTCATATTAGATGATATGTATAAACCAAGATGGGAAAAGAGTGAATTAGTTCCAAAACTCTGTCCAGAAAAGAGATTGGAAGTATTTGAAAAGTTAGACATCCTTCCGGGAGGAGCTAAGGGAGAGATTGTTGATGCATTAACAAAGACCTCAACAAACTTAAACAGCAATCCAATGGATTTATTGGTTCATTGCCTTAGATTAGGGTTACATGCAGGATTTACAGGGCTTTTAATGACTTGCTGGTTAAATGATATTTTATTTGGCTCACCAAAGATTACAGTGGTTGAAAATGGATTCAGTTCAGTTAAGCCAAACAACGTAAATATTATGATAACAGGACACCAGCACGCTTTAATCCAGCCATTATGTGAAGCAGCAATGGAAGAAGATTTAATAAAGATGGCAAAGGAAGCTGGAGCTGATGAGATTAAAATCATTGGAGCAACTTGTAACGGACAAGATATGGAGACAAGAATTGCTCACTTACCAGAAAGCTTTGTTGGTTACATAGCAAACAACTTCACAACAGAGCCATTGGTTGCAACTGGATTAATTGATGCTGTAGTTTCAGAATTCAACTGTACATTCCATGGATTGAAGTTTGTTGCTGAAAAGACAAAGACAAAACTAATCTGTATTGATGACATGGCTTATGTTGAGGGGGCTGAATACATTCCATGGGAGCCAGAAAATGCAAAAGAAAAGGCAAGAGAGATAATTAAGAAAGCAATTGAGGCATTTAAAGAGAGAAAAGGAATGCAGAAAGATTACTACGATGAGAAGGTTAAATCAGTTGTTGGAGTTGGAGAGGAGTCATTAATTGAGTTCTTAGGAGGAAGTGTCAAGCCATTAATTGACTTAATTGCAAGTGGTAAAATTAAGGGTGTTGTTGGAGTTGTAGGATGTTCAAACTTGGCAAGTGGAGGACACGACAATATAATTGTTACATTAACAAAAGAGCTCATTAAGAGGGATATCTTAGTCTTAGCAGGGGGTTGTGTAAATAGCCCATTGAAACACGCAGGTCTCTTTGACCCAGCAAGTGCTGAATTAGCTGGAGAGAACTTAAAAGAGGTCTGCAAGAGCTTAGGAATCCCACCTGTCTTAAACTTTGGAGCATGTTTGAGTATTGCAAGAATTGAGCAGGTTGCAGTTGCAATTGCTGAAGAGTTGGGAGTTGATATCCCTGACTTACCAGTTGCAGCTTCAGCACCACAGTGGTTAGAAGAGCAGGCATTGGCAGATGCAACCTATGCAGTTGATATGGGCTTTACTGTTCATGTCTCACCAATCCCATTCGTTACTGGCAGTGAGTTAGTAACAAAGGTTTTAACTGAAGCAGTTGAGGGCTTAACAGGAGGTAAATTAATCCCAGAACCAAACCCATACAAAGCGGCTGATTTATTAGAGCAGACAATTATGGAGAAGAGGAAAAAGCTTGGGATTTAA
- a CDS encoding DsrE family protein, with amino-acid sequence MKVAFLIFSYSNKDKPNMPVMFHTLLFANEMKEKGDEVKIILEGEAVLWAKDLLSENHPLKNHFEKLKDDFVVCEACTTMFNVKEEIKGKLKLENDLFGHISLKKYLDEGYRIIEL; translated from the coding sequence ATGAAAGTAGCATTCTTAATTTTCTCATATTCTAATAAAGATAAACCTAACATGCCAGTAATGTTTCATACATTGTTGTTTGCAAATGAGATGAAAGAGAAAGGGGATGAGGTAAAGATTATATTAGAGGGGGAGGCAGTTCTATGGGCAAAGGATTTGTTAAGTGAGAATCATCCATTAAAAAACCACTTTGAAAAATTAAAAGATGATTTTGTAGTGTGTGAAGCATGTACAACTATGTTTAATGTTAAAGAAGAGATTAAAGGAAAATTGAAGTTAGAGAATGATTTATTTGGACATATAAGTTTAAAGAAGTATTTGGATGAGGGCTATAGAATAATTGAACTTTAA
- a CDS encoding carboxymuconolactone decarboxylase family protein, translating to MKNEKFFGEGMKVVKEKYPDLYEAIVKLNEAAFTGKVLDYKTQKLIAIGIVASKCDEIATEKQMISGMKELGITKEEIADVLRVVLLTSGMPAFTKAMKILEKL from the coding sequence ATGAAAAATGAGAAGTTTTTCGGGGAGGGGATGAAAGTAGTTAAAGAGAAGTATCCAGATTTGTATGAGGCGATTGTTAAATTAAATGAGGCAGCTTTCACTGGGAAAGTTTTAGATTACAAAACTCAAAAATTAATAGCTATAGGGATAGTAGCTTCAAAGTGTGATGAAATAGCAACAGAAAAGCAGATGATTAGTGGAATGAAAGAACTCGGCATCACAAAAGAAGAGATTGCAGATGTTTTGAGGGTAGTTTTATTAACAAGTGGAATGCCAGCATTCACAAAGGCAATGAAAATATTAGAAAAACTCTAA